The following DNA comes from Eretmochelys imbricata isolate rEreImb1 chromosome 2, rEreImb1.hap1, whole genome shotgun sequence.
TTTGTTCCCAATTTGCAAAAGTCAGCAGGCCTATTTAGCTCTTTCATAAAAATAATTCTTCATCAATAATGTTGTTAATGATTGAGTGTTTTCCCCgcatatatttattttcttccttctctgtcTAGGTCTAATTTGCTTTGAAAATGCCAGAATCCTCCTTAAGCTTTCAGAAGCTGAAAGTGTAGTGAACTAGTTCAAAAAGATGGAGCGCTGGGACTCACTGGGGTTTTTGATTATCACTCTCAACTACAATGTTACGATTGTAGGTAAGTATCTGTAAAAGGTGTGCTCTTTCTCTGAGAGTTTCATCCCCCCCAAATCATCCAGGTTTCTTCCCTGTTCATCAGCTTTCATTTCCAGCTATCAGTCTGACCATTCCACGACCCCCTTCCAAAAGAGAGTTAATTGTTTTGCTATGGGATATAAGAGCTGTtgatgattgatttttttttaaatagaaaatattcaTAGCAGATGAAGTAGGAATCTAAATGTTAGAAATGaatgaggggggtggaggggagcttTCAAATCTGGCTATTCTTACCCACCAAGTTTCCTCCCAGCTCTATTGAGAGCTGTAATGAAACACTCAAAGCTCAAGGCAGATGTAAAAAGTACATTTTTCCATTATATGACATAGCCCGCTTTAACAGTGAAGTAAATAACatagggagaagaaaagaaaacatttttcaataaACTATTTGGTGATTAAGCAATCTTGTTTTTCATAGTTGGGTTTTAAAAGTTTACAGCATTCAAGTGCATATTAAAAATGCCCTTTAATTTTCTCAGACAAtgacctcagtcttcttttttttttctttttttttttttaaataagattccATCACTGATTCACTTTGTAATTTTGAGCAAatgacttagggccagatccaaagacTACTGAAGACAACTGACTTTAGCCTTTACAGCTCAGTCCTGTAAATATTTATTACAGGACATTGCTCACTGCAGCAAATAATCCCAGCAACTGTCAATGAAATGGCTTGCTGAGTAACTGTCTGCAGAACTGAGCCCTTAGGGAAAATGATGCACAGAGTTATCTGtaaaaagcttgtccctctcaccaagaagatggtccaataagagttattacctcacccaccttgtctctatagtACTAACCTAACAGGGATCAAGTGATTTTTAAGCGGAACTCTCTCATGTGTACATTCTAATTAAAAACTGATGCCCTAACACATCCCAGGGTGTTGAGAGGCTTAATTCATAAATGGTTTTGAAACATTGAGATCCTTGCATAAAAAGCATAATAAAAGTACAGAGTATTATTTGTTAAGGGCTACTTTTGATTTCATATAGTAGCCATTTTTCTCCACCAGAATAGCCAACTGAAAACACCAAGAATGCCATCAGAAACAGTTTGTGGTTAGGAAATATATTGTTTAGTTGGTTGTGGGAGGGTTTCAATATGATCACCTATTCTGCGGTCTCACGGAGTTATCAAGTTGTTTATATATTCTTGCCCAGTTTCACCATTTCTGAGAGCTGTGTTATTGTTATTGTCTCTCTTGCTGGCCATAAGAGAGGTATGTAGCTCATCTCAAATGCATGCCAATAAATATTAACACCCCaatgttttacaaacatttaaatgtttaagaTTCACACAAATGTTATAAAAAAGTGCTTAGTGTTTTGGCAAGTAGGAGAGGCGATTGTCTAAGACTGTAAGTATGCATACACTAAAAGCAaaatcctaataatttttctgTAAAAAGTGTTATTTTTAACAATACCTACAGGGGCTATTTTACCAACTCTCTGCCTGTAAAACCACGTGTGTTTATACCAGAGAGAACCACTCAGTACTTTAGATTTCTAGGGCTCTGCACAACCATTAATTCGGTCCCACTCCTGCTTCTACTCTTGTCAAAGATTTTTACTATTGCATTTATCTGGAAGCAGAATTGAATCCTTAACCTTTATCCTGTGTTAATGTAGATAAGTATATATTAATCACTCAACCCCCCTTATTGTTTTGCTTTAAGTAGTGAAACCGAGGCAGAGAGATTATTAAATGACATTCCAAAGACCATAggtagtcagtggcagagccaggactgaaACTCAGGATGTCCTGGCTTCAGACTCTATCTGCATATATTGATCAGTATAGTGGTAGTACTGAGTTTCAGTAACCACTCCAGTAAATGTTTTGAGTCCtaattttttggttttctttttttcccctttgcaaaATATCCAGTCTGGTGGTTGAATTTTTCTGTTGTTAGTGTTTGTCCAAAGATTTTATATATCAGTAAAAACTCCTAAGATATAACATGCAAGCTTTTTTCAGTCTAACTGTCCTTTTTTTCAAACCAACCGAACTCCACAGCCCTggagaaggtttttttaaaattattatttaattcttTAGAGACCAATGTCTGTGTACACATTACTTTGCAAAGATCTAACAAAACAAGATCTGGTCCTGAGAAGCATAGAGTCTGatggaaaaaattaaataaatgagagGTACTCAGAACAATTAATGCTTGATCGTGCCCCAATATTACTAAGGGTTTTAATGGAGTAAGGACTGTAgaattaaggacctgatccaaagcccactgaagtaaatggaaagattccaATTGATTTTTGTTCATAAATAATGTAATCCAGCGTGAACAATATGAGCCTCTTGTTAGATTTCATTTTCTGTGCTGTGAGTCTATCACTATTTCTTCTTCCTCTCTAGGAAAGATCTGGCTAACATTAGTAATCTTGCTGAGAATGGTGGTGATAGTGTTAGCAGGATACCCCCTCTACCAAGATGAACAAGAACGGTTtatctgcaataccttacaaccAGGATGCTCTAACGTGTGCTATGACATTTTCTCTCCTGTCTCTCACTTTCGATTCTGGCTCATTCAAACAGTGTCTGTTCTGCTACCTTATGCTGTATTCAGCATCTATGTTCTGCACAAAGTAGCCATCCATGTTGTGACAGCACATTGTTTGCCATATAGATATGAAGGAATGAAGGCCTTAGCTGGCCATTCAGCTTTGAAGGAATGCTGCAAAAACATTGCAGTCACTAGACCATCCTGCAAGGCAGATCTTCTGAATATCCCTGATTTTTCTTGGGCATACACTGTTCACCTTTTTCTAAGAACACTGGCAGAGGCTAGCTTTGGAGCTGGACAGTATTATCTCTTTGGATTTTTTGTTCCTAAACGCTTTTCCTGTTACCAGTCTCCTTGTACCAGCATGGTCGATTGCTACATCTCCAGGCCTACTGAAAAATCGATCATGATGATTTTCATTTGGGGGGTGAGTGGCCTCTCTTTTCTGCTTAGCCTTGTTGATCTAGCCTTTGCCATCCAAAGAATGGCAGTAAGAAATGGACAAAATAAACCGATGGAAGGTCTCCATGCAGAGGATGAGCACAGTTCAGTTCAGCCTGCAGCTGACAAGCAGGAGGATTCTCCACCACCTCCAGAGGACAGAGGCCATCAACATCTAGTGACACACAACAGTCATACTAGTGAAGTGTCTTGCTCACTTCATTCTGAAGATGAAGAAGAACTTCAGGAGGAAGAGAAGATCGTCTCCCAGCAAACTGCCATCTCTAACCTCAACAGTAACAGCAATAAGCCCTGTCTAGCAGACAGCCTTGCAGCTAACCAAGGCAGTAATGAAGTGCCCCTGTGTATAAGTGACCAGCACCATATTCCATACAAGCAGCTGAGACATGGGCAACAGCAAACCTTCACCAAAGAGGCTTCCCTAACTTTGAGACCCCAAGTCAAGTCCCATCTTGGGGTTTACTCTTCTGGAAGTCAGAGCAAGCTTTTAGGGTGTTACTCTTCAGCTGAGCTAAAAGCTTCTATTGGGCAATCAAGTTGTAGCAGTGCTGGCTACTTGGGATCAAAAAAATCAGAATGGGTGTAAAGAGCCGTGACATTGCATTTACTTCTCCTGGAATGACACACATTTCACACCATCTAGTCTGACAAAACCTCAGTGTTGGTTAAATTCCGTTTTTGTGcctgtaaaaatataattttacaaaaCATCCCTCTGGCGGAATGAAGAACAGGAAGCAGAACTTGCTGTGACTTTGACAGGATTGTATGGAAATGCTTGATAATACCGTGTGGCAGATTTCATTAAGATGGTAACTTTTGCTGTTTGGAATGTTTGATATTGAATATTAGGGATCTTTCTAACCACTACCACAGATTTATGCTGATGTGGCTTCTAACAGTCTTTTCAGATATATATTCATTTCATTATTGTTGTAGTCAAgcataatatttttctttatattagTTGAGCTTGTTTAGCTTTTCATGTGTGACAGTGATGTGTTTTATCATTTCCTGGAGAGGAACCACATTAATTATTAAACTGATCATAGATAGAAAAGCATTAAATATTTAGTTCTCTAGTCCGTGAAGTCTTTTTAATGGGATCTGTGTTGATTATGCTGTAATATCACAAATATTAGGACAAAGAAACCTTTTGTAAGTCATTGTATTTTATCAGCTGTGAGAAGGAATGCAGGGAACAAACATGGATTGAATGTATCTTGTATGTCTCTCAAACTGATACATGGACAGACAGGTGGATAAATAATGCAGACGCTGTGGCAGAACTCTGGAGCTTGTTTATTTGTCTTTATACCTATCTATTTTTAAATGACTAGAGTCTCCAGTATAAATCAGAAAGGGCCTGATTGTGTCTGAAAGGGATAATAAAGTTAAtagtccttttcctcctcctgctcagTGGTTTGTACTTACTAAACTTTGACCTATACTAATAATGCTATCCCTTAATTGCAGGTCAGGCAAATCTGCTCCTGCAAATCCCCATGGTGTGAGGCCAATTCTATAAACATACAGCTGACGTGGAGAGCGCTGGAACTTTCAGAGTGTGTGCGTAACGTGAATATAAATTTCTGAAAACCGCCAATACCCTCTTAGGAAGATCTGCCTGACTCAAGCTTACTTCTGATGCAGTTGTGTTAAAACACGGCAATGGTTATAGCTGCTCAGTGCTGGAGTACACCAAACCTCTAAGGTACCTGTAGTGTGCCAGGTGACTGCAGCTGAGAGGCAAGCAGTGAAGGTGCTTCAGCAGCTACGCCTTGTAGGCGCTAGTCCTAGCTCCTCCGCACTGGCTCCCTGTCCagttgctgctgctcccccattaGTCCCAATCCTACGGTCATGCCTGGCTGTAACGTTCCATGTGCAGCTCTGTATACGGTTTCTGGGGGTTTCTTTCTGCATTCAGCTTCTCTGAAGCTCCTGGCTCATCATGCCGTTGATGCTTCCCAGcagtgcccactcacttcctggtTAGAATTCTTCCTCCTACCTGGCCAGGGATGTGCAGTTGCAAGGGGGTGATTGGATTGTAGTCCCCTGCTTAGCAGTGTAAAtggggtctgaatgaactctcttCTGACACCTAgtttgggagggagagagacttcaggaacaaactgtatttacatgaacacacctactctgcataGGTATCTAGCccgaggtgaaagtaagccggtatgccccagtacggcataccggcaagagcagGTGCACCGTACtcgggcagcccggcttccccagggagcaatttaaagggcctggggttcccagcagtggctggagccccaggccctttaaattgcctccagagagtcccgctgctggagccctgggataGCGGCTGTgaggctccggcggctatttaaatggcctggggctcccctgcttctactgcccgggccctttaaatagctgctggagccctgctgctgctactccagggctctggaggctatttaaaggaccggggcggtagaagcaggggagccgaaggccctttaaatagcccccagagccctggggtagcggtcgctcaaggggctatttaaagggctggggctccagctgcctctgccaccccagtcctttaaatagccgctggagccccgccacttccccagggctccggcagctaatTAAAGGACCAGGGTAGTACAAGCAGGGGAGCCTCGGGCTGCTGATGCTACCCCAATCGGGGAgtgtgggaggtggaggtgaaGGGGGGTCACTTATCTTataggctggggtggggctggctctgaccccctcagccctgccgcttctgggggccagagctgaCCCCAGCGTACCGGTCaatcactcgacttactttcatcCCCATATCTAGCAGACAGGAGCTGTGTAGCTCCAAGTGATCAGCTTTGACTGGTGTTAGGTTAGAAATCACATTAGTACTGAATGTAGAGGTAGTGAAAGGTTATCAATGTTGTTACCTTCATTGTATgactaaaggggagcagaacCATGCTGAGCTTGTCCTGATTGAAGGGTCtccctcagctgaaaggaactcactaagccaggggcttgaatgtcatcccccccccccgtgaaagTAAGAGAGGTGTGGACTCTTCCTAAGGGTCCCCGGGTTGGTTTACCCTGTTCAAAAATAGAGCTAAATAGGTTTCATTAGGAGCCTTTTTTTATTTCAAGTACTtaatgagagctgaaatcacttgtggtggggcagtgtttctgctcagcctgctgagagctaaaaatcactaagagactgatcTAGAgaagtcacagcagagaggcaggtggcagcagaaggtaagTGATGGGCCACTGGCGAAAGTGGTAAGCGGACGGCTGGCTGGTCGGGCAGCCAGGAACCATGGTGGCCAGCtaaagcaagtgctcagatggtgaagaaagcaaggtgccttcttccccaggtgggagatgaactcacacagatgcacctctgaaccctgggtcctcactgactaAGGACAACCACTGCGAGTGGTGTCCtgtgagggagtggggaggagggggtgcagtaaaggaacttttggttgtagaactcaagaacatgaggcagaaggctCTGACCCACCCACTCTGGGGAGGGTGTCCTCctcacagttttatgtttatgaatcctgcttgagGCATTTTCCCTAACtaatgtcaggtgacttccctcctttcattaaaagtttctttgcaacactcagactctgtgcttgagaGTGGGGAAATACAGGGgtagcaggtttgtataatttgtGGTGGTGCCCAGAAGGGATCCAAGTCCCACACCCCCCACCGACCTGCCgaaggctttgggagggagtttgggtgtggggtccagggtcgggctctgggaggaagctggggtgcaggaactgggctggggaaggcagttggggtgtgggagagggtgcgggggacgggctctgggagggagtttgggtgcggggtctgggctggggcaggggtgcaggagaggacaAGTGGTGCcgtgcttaccttgggtggctcccggaagcgacCCACAcctccctctggcagcagctcctaggtgagGGCCCGGAGGGGTCTCCACGCAGCACTGctcacaggcactgcccccacagctcccattggccatagcTCGGGGTGAGGGCAGTGCACTGAGACACGGCccctccaggggccacagggatatgccggctgcttctggaaGCGGAGCAGGCGGGCAGGAAGCCACCTTAGCCCCATTGCACTGCCAGTGGCgggggccctgggcccttttaaattgcctgcgTGTGGCAGGTGGGAGCTCCAGGGGAGGCACacaggggcggcaggtggggctggggacgagacctggatccaaactttggTGGAGTTGGGCCCCTGTGCTTTCATATTGGTGGACcacgggcaccatgggcccatacatCTTGCTGTCCCTGGGGAAGTACTGCTTCTCAGAGGCACCTGggatggtgtgtaattttcccagattGCTGGGTGGAGGTTCAAGCTGATTTTGTGCCCTATGGTTGAAAAGGaaccctagatattgaacctggccctggtaGCTGCTGGCTCCCCCCGGCAGAATGATGAACCTGCTGTaacctaaataattttaaaaacagtttcagtGAACAGGGTGGAAATGTGGAAAGGTCATAAAT
Coding sequences within:
- the GJD4 gene encoding gap junction delta-4 protein, with the protein product MERWDSLGFLIITLNYNVTIVGKIWLTLVILLRMVVIVLAGYPLYQDEQERFICNTLQPGCSNVCYDIFSPVSHFRFWLIQTVSVLLPYAVFSIYVLHKVAIHVVTAHCLPYRYEGMKALAGHSALKECCKNIAVTRPSCKADLLNIPDFSWAYTVHLFLRTLAEASFGAGQYYLFGFFVPKRFSCYQSPCTSMVDCYISRPTEKSIMMIFIWGVSGLSFLLSLVDLAFAIQRMAVRNGQNKPMEGLHAEDEHSSVQPAADKQEDSPPPPEDRGHQHLVTHNSHTSEVSCSLHSEDEEELQEEEKIVSQQTAISNLNSNSNKPCLADSLAANQGSNEVPLCISDQHHIPYKQLRHGQQQTFTKEASLTLRPQVKSHLGVYSSGSQSKLLGCYSSAELKASIGQSSCSSAGYLGSKKSEWV